The genome window TTCACTGACCCTGTAGACcagggcgggcaaactttttggcccgagggccacatttggGGTTTCAGAACTGAATGGAGGGCCggctagggaaggctgtgcctccccaaacagcctggcccccgccccctttgtgccccctcccacttcctgcccccctcagaacccctgacccatccaaccgcccccccccacacacacacactccttgtcccctgactgccctgaccccatttacacccccgccccctgacagcccccccccggggactcccacgcctatccaaccctccctgttcccaatcccctgacacacacacacacacacacacccagaacctctgccctatccaaccgccccctgctccctatccctagactgccccccgggactccctgccccttatccaaccccccgggccccttaccatgccactcagagcagcatgtctggcagccgcacCTCCCGGCCAGAGCCACacgcgctgccctgcatgagcacgcagccccgccgcccagagcgcgGCCCGtgccaggggctagcctctgtatttgagcttatgctcaaataaattggttagtctctaaggtgccacaaatactccttttctttttgcaaatacagaataacacggctgctactctgaaacctcccaggagctcaggggccgggtaggacagtcccgcgggccgtagtttgcccacctctgttgtaTACGCAAACATGCCCAGTTGTTCGTTGAGCGGGTGCCAACTGCTTCCCAGGACATCACCTTTAAAGGGCATCAGGATGTAGCCAGGTTTTTTAAAGCTGCTCAACTCCTTTTGCTTAGTACACGCTGCAGGTTGCACAAATGCTACATGGTTCCAGGCTGGTGGCATGGGGGGAGTGCCACAAATGTAAACTGATTTGTGTTTGGTGCCAACACATCTCAAGCCAGCACTGACTGGGCCACAACACACTGCTAACAAGACCTCTAAAGTAATGTAGAGCCCAACTTTCTCACTGATAGTTTATTTAACCTACTTTCATGGACTGGAATAATTTGCAATAGTAACTGGACAGAAAAAGAACTGAAGCACAAATAAATGTATAATAAACCTGCGTGAACATCACATAGTAACGTTTATTGCAAAATACTGCACCGTCAGCAGCATTCAAACAGGACTGTTCAGTGTTTTGCACTATTCTAAAATACATAATGCACCATAAAAGCGCAGAGCTTTTTAACATCTCTCATTCTTTAGTGCTTGCAGATGTGATGATTGGGTTGCATTTATTGTAGGGGAGCTGGTCACAACATTGTTAAGGTTGATTGTTATTTAGTAAATAACACTATGTTAATGACACAGATGCACTAAATGTACTTGCTACATTACAGAAGACATCGTAAGAAAAGACCCCTACGCCTAGGAGCTTATAGTTGACCTCAGACAAATACTATGCTGGGGACTTTAGttctttagtttagtttagacTATAGTTCTTCTGTGAGAGTTGGTTGGTAAGATCATTCCATAGGAGGCTTTATAGAAGAAACGAGGTTTAAAGAAGGATTTGATAGTTTGACTCACATGGAGTGAGAGACTTCCAAACAGGTGGGAGTGCATTGAGTTAGAGAGAGCAGTAAGGATGAGAGAGAGGGTAGAATGGGAGTTCTGGGTGCTTTCCACAATTGGGCTTTTAAcacaggagagagggggaaagtgaaGGAATTTGATGGTCACAGTGGCAGACGCAGGACTGATGTTCAGAACACAAGTTTAGTCGCAGAGCAAATGGCAAGTTCCACCCTGCACTACATGCAGCCACGGAGTTGGGATAATGTAAGAACTAAAGTGAGAAACTCATATTACAGGACACAAATAATCCCTGAACTGTGGTGGTTTGTGATTGTGTTGCAGGGGAAGTGTCTGCACTGGTCCTAGTGGCTATTCTGTGGGGAGGGACAAACCCATTTTTGAAGACGGGGACAGAGGGACTGGAGAAGGTGAAGCAAAGGAACCGGGTGCTGCAGCTGCTTGCAGAGATGAAATTCCTGTGCCTCAATTATAAGGTATTAGAACCCCCTCCAAACCATTTCAGATAGTGCCAAGGGGGCCTCCTGGAGGGAGATTGTTTTGAATGTCTGTGGCTTAATCTGGCTTTAACATTAATTTTCTTGACCATTTAATTATATCTGCTCTGGGCTTGATGGTTTTTATTGGAAATTTAATTTTTATCCTTTGTGATATTCCATTTAGCTTGCATATGATACCACTTTTCCCATGAgggtttcaaagcactttacacgcATTAGTTAATTCAGCCTCATATCATTCCTGTGAAAtaagtgttctctctcttttactgACTAGGAAACTGAGAAGTTATGAGACTGACCCAAATTCACACGAGGAGTCAGTGGCACAACCATAAACAGAGCCCTGTGATTTAACTGCTAGACCACACTTCCTTCTAGAGTGAGGAATAGGACAAATGAGTCCTGGTTCCTAATTCCCCACTCTAACAACTAGCTTCACTTCCTCATATAACATTCATGCTGTGTATATGGTCATTTCATGTGCAGTGACTGAATATGTTATGTTTTCCTTGTAGTACATGGTGCCATTTCTGTTTAACCAGTGTGGATCAATAATCTACTACCTCACATTGGCATCCACAGGTTAGTCCTTCCCATTATGTTTCAGTGTAGTGGGATAGCTGGGGCTGGATAGACAATTTCATCCTTTGGAAGTTCTGTGGCCCAGCCAAAAAATCAATTACACAtatctaggcttggcagaatgtattattttttaattttgacaTAACATTGacatttattattaaacattttttgtatttttatcaatttaaattttcacaattgcagAAAATTATGGGGGATGTGACaggcaattatttaatgacagcctTTGAgatgcaaaaaaattaaatatttataatcatTAAAACAGATTGTCACATCACAtgttaaaatatataaagtaaatttCCTTAAAATacagtaagttctcaagcagcatttttctcactttgcctatctgtaaatattttttcattggtttgtgtgtaagGTGAAACCAATGTTTATCAACAAAAATCTAAGCTTTCCAAGCCTACATATAACAGGATAGCAGCAGTTTTGCATTGGTGATGAGAAAGTGATTTTTACAAGATTTAGTTTTTAAACTGTGGTTAACTGATCATGTCAACATTCCCTGTTCAATTTCAGACCTGTCCCTGGCGGTGCCTCTCTGTAACTCTCTGGCTTTGATAGTCACAGTAGTAACTGGGAAGACTCTTGGGGAAGACATTGGTGGTAAAAGTAAGTCATACTTCAGTGCAGTGCTTTTATATATGTGCTCTGCACACAGCTTGGCATTCAG of Caretta caretta isolate rCarCar2 chromosome 19, rCarCar1.hap1, whole genome shotgun sequence contains these proteins:
- the TMEM234 gene encoding transmembrane protein 234 isoform X2, giving the protein MASAGEVSALVLVAILWGGTNPFLKTGTEGLEKVKQRNRVLQLLAEMKFLCLNYKYMVPFLFNQCGSIIYYLTLASTDLSLAVPLCNSLALIVTVVTGKTLGEDIGGKRAVVGMLLTILGVGLCIAGSVNE
- the TMEM234 gene encoding transmembrane protein 234 isoform X1, producing MASAGEVSALVLVAILWGGTNPFLKTGTEGLEKVKQRNRVLQLLAEMKFLCLNYKYMVPFLFNQCGSIIYYLTLASTDLSLAVPLCNSLALIVTVVTGKTLGEDIGGKSKSYFSAVLLYMCSAHSLAFSTIP